A single Flavobacterium sp. 1 DNA region contains:
- a CDS encoding xylulokinase produces MYYIGYDIGSSSVKAALVEAATGKKVIVLNEPQNEMEIVSLHSDWAEQDPEIWWQHICVATKRAIREANIDASKIQGIGISYQMHGLVIVDDNGDSLRNAIIWCDSRAVEIGNKAFAELGQEKCMSHLLNSPGNFTASKLKWVKENEPEIYSKVHKYMLPGDYIAYKLTNEITTTKNGLSEGMLWDYKENKVADWLLDYYGIDRSLTPNIVENFTNQGVLSEKASKESGLPVGIPVVYRAGDQPNNALSLNVLNPGEVAATGGTSGVFYAVTDATIGKSTRVNNFVHVNFEEKNPRIGKLLNINGAGIQYRWLRNNMGDETYESMNHKAAKIEIGSEGLVVIPFGNGVERMFNNKNIGTHFLNLNLNIHSNSHLFRAALEGIAFSFVYGMECLKEDNATIGVIRAGNDNLFRSEIFSNTVASLIGHEIEIYNTTGAVGAARAVGLTDGDFEKFGSNISKNDHVMTFLPLQNSEPYQQAYQKWKKELELILTNK; encoded by the coding sequence ATGTATTATATAGGATATGACATTGGAAGTTCTTCGGTTAAGGCAGCCTTAGTTGAAGCAGCAACAGGAAAAAAAGTAATTGTTTTGAATGAACCTCAAAACGAAATGGAGATCGTTTCTCTGCACTCGGATTGGGCAGAACAGGATCCGGAAATTTGGTGGCAGCATATATGCGTGGCAACCAAGAGAGCCATTCGTGAAGCTAATATTGACGCTTCAAAAATTCAAGGTATTGGTATTTCGTATCAGATGCATGGATTGGTTATTGTTGATGATAATGGTGATTCGCTGCGAAATGCTATTATCTGGTGCGACAGCAGGGCGGTAGAAATTGGCAACAAAGCTTTTGCCGAATTGGGACAGGAAAAATGCATGAGTCATTTATTGAATTCTCCAGGAAATTTTACAGCCTCAAAATTAAAATGGGTAAAAGAAAATGAACCCGAAATTTACAGTAAAGTTCATAAATATATGCTCCCTGGCGATTACATAGCTTATAAGCTTACTAATGAAATCACGACCACAAAAAATGGTCTGTCCGAAGGAATGCTTTGGGACTACAAAGAAAATAAAGTAGCGGATTGGTTATTAGATTACTATGGAATAGACCGATCATTGACTCCAAATATTGTAGAAAACTTTACAAATCAAGGTGTACTGAGTGAAAAAGCATCAAAAGAATCTGGACTTCCTGTTGGTATTCCTGTAGTTTACAGAGCAGGAGATCAGCCTAATAATGCACTTTCATTAAATGTTTTAAATCCGGGTGAAGTAGCGGCAACAGGTGGAACTTCAGGTGTTTTTTATGCCGTAACCGATGCCACAATTGGAAAAAGTACACGCGTAAATAATTTTGTGCATGTTAATTTTGAAGAAAAAAATCCTCGAATCGGTAAATTATTAAATATCAATGGTGCTGGAATTCAGTATCGATGGCTGCGTAACAATATGGGAGACGAAACATACGAATCTATGAATCATAAAGCTGCTAAAATTGAAATTGGCTCCGAAGGTTTAGTCGTAATTCCGTTTGGAAATGGTGTTGAGCGTATGTTTAACAACAAAAATATTGGGACACATTTTTTAAATCTAAATTTAAACATTCACAGTAATTCTCATTTATTCAGAGCGGCTTTAGAAGGAATTGCTTTTTCTTTTGTGTACGGTATGGAATGTTTAAAAGAGGACAATGCAACAATTGGTGTGATTCGTGCAGGGAATGATAATTTATTTCGTTCAGAAATATTTTCAAATACTGTTGCCTCTTTAATTGGTCACGAAATCGAAATCTACAATACAACAGGAGCAGTAGGAGCAGCAAGAGCAGTGGGCTTAACTGATGGTGATTTTGAAAAATTTGGTTCAAATATTTCAAAAAATGATCATGTAATGACGTTTTTGCCTTTGCAAAATAGCGAACCATATCAACAAGCTTATCAAAAATGGAAAAAAGAATTAGAATTAATATTAACAAATAAATAG
- a CDS encoding GntR family transcriptional regulator, with amino-acid sequence MIDENQEKFVFVINHESDIPKYQQLVNGIINAIAESILQKGELLPSVNSICKTNQLSRDTVFKAYSILKEQKAIESVPNKGYYVSGETRKVLLVLDTFKAYKEVLYHSFVNNLADNVITDVQFHHYNIDVFKTIINNSVGKYYKYVVMNFDHKEIVPTLSVISNDKLLLIDWNVHSKKENNYIFQDFGKAFYESLTQAVDLFRKYKNIQFVFPDYTSHPKETVVYFKKFCVDYDFDYKIIKDPKEFSIKKGIAYISVSDRILGHFLEQCKEKNLEPGTDVGFLSYNETPMKKFIYKGISVVSTDFAALGTKAAAFITHDEIVQCYVPTNLILRESL; translated from the coding sequence ATGATAGACGAAAATCAAGAAAAATTTGTCTTTGTTATTAATCATGAAAGTGATATCCCAAAATACCAGCAATTGGTAAACGGAATCATTAATGCAATAGCAGAGAGCATATTACAGAAAGGAGAATTACTGCCGTCGGTTAATAGCATCTGTAAAACAAATCAGCTGTCAAGAGATACCGTTTTTAAAGCGTATTCGATATTAAAAGAGCAAAAAGCTATTGAGTCAGTTCCTAATAAAGGGTATTATGTTTCAGGCGAAACGAGAAAAGTGCTTTTGGTTTTGGATACTTTCAAAGCGTATAAAGAAGTTTTATATCATTCTTTTGTAAATAATCTGGCTGATAATGTGATTACTGATGTACAGTTTCATCATTATAACATAGATGTTTTTAAAACGATAATTAATAACAGCGTCGGAAAATATTATAAGTATGTGGTCATGAATTTTGATCATAAAGAAATAGTCCCAACGCTCTCAGTAATTTCAAATGATAAGTTACTGCTGATTGATTGGAATGTACATTCGAAAAAAGAGAATAATTATATTTTTCAAGATTTTGGAAAAGCATTTTACGAGTCTTTGACACAGGCGGTTGATTTGTTTAGGAAATATAAAAATATACAGTTTGTATTTCCTGATTATACAAGTCATCCGAAAGAAACAGTTGTGTATTTTAAGAAATTCTGTGTGGATTATGATTTTGACTATAAAATAATCAAAGATCCAAAAGAGTTTAGCATAAAAAAAGGAATTGCCTATATAAGTGTAAGCGACAGGATTTTGGGACATTTTTTAGAACAATGCAAAGAGAAGAATTTAGAGCCTGGAACAGATGTTGGTTTTTTATCATACAACGAAACGCCAATGAAGAAATTTATATATAAAGGAATTTCAGTTGTATCAACTGATTTTGCGGCATTAGGAACAAAAGCAGCAGCATTTATCACACATGACGAAATAGTTCAATGTTATGTGCCAACAAATTTAATATTAAGAGAATCATTATAA
- a CDS encoding MFS transporter — translation MSTISQKLSVKEKIGYSLGDLAANLVFQTLMTYLAYFYTDIYGLSPTHSSIIMLSVGLIAAFVFNPIIGVLADRTSTKWGKFRPWILITALPLGCVALAAFTTPDFSYSGKVIYAAVTYTLLLLFYASNNLPYSALSGVITGDMSDRNSLSSYRFVAVMFAQFFVQVFMLGIIKSAGNGDKAVGIEKVMTVLAIIGTIMLLITFLTTKERIIPKPEQKSSVKEDLADLVKNKPWVIMLSLTTLVFITLALKGGSYVYYFENYVDKAQLALFIQPILDSLSSVGLNHFGNDPVAAGFGLFNAGGIIFMIVGITLSKGLADKYGKRNIFGLFLFISTIFILAFYFFPPENIGLIFLSQILHGFFYGITIPLLWAMIADVADYSEWLNNRRATAIIFSAMMVGLKAGLSIGGALTTLFLGYFQYVPNSLTQSDVTINGIKLLVSVFPAVPFLIGCGLLFFYKIDKKMEVQIESELKERRN, via the coding sequence ATGAGTACCATTTCACAAAAATTATCCGTTAAGGAAAAAATCGGATACAGCCTGGGCGATTTAGCGGCAAATTTAGTTTTTCAGACCCTGATGACGTATCTGGCCTATTTCTATACCGATATTTATGGACTGTCTCCCACCCATTCGTCGATAATTATGCTATCGGTCGGCTTAATAGCAGCTTTTGTTTTCAATCCGATAATAGGTGTCTTGGCCGACAGAACCTCTACAAAATGGGGAAAGTTCCGGCCTTGGATCCTGATAACGGCACTGCCTTTGGGATGTGTTGCTTTGGCTGCATTTACCACACCTGATTTTTCGTACAGCGGGAAAGTAATTTATGCGGCAGTGACTTATACGCTGTTGCTGCTGTTTTACGCCAGTAACAATCTGCCTTATTCGGCTTTAAGCGGCGTGATTACGGGAGATATGTCAGACAGGAACAGTTTATCGTCCTATCGTTTTGTGGCAGTAATGTTTGCACAGTTTTTTGTCCAGGTTTTTATGCTGGGGATTATCAAAAGCGCCGGCAACGGGGACAAGGCAGTGGGTATTGAAAAAGTGATGACGGTATTGGCCATCATTGGCACTATCATGCTTTTGATCACCTTTTTGACCACCAAAGAACGTATCATTCCAAAACCGGAACAAAAGTCAAGCGTTAAGGAAGATTTAGCCGATTTGGTAAAAAACAAGCCTTGGGTAATCATGCTGTCGCTGACGACTTTGGTGTTTATCACTCTGGCCCTGAAAGGCGGTTCCTATGTGTACTATTTCGAAAACTATGTGGATAAGGCACAATTGGCTCTGTTTATTCAGCCGATATTGGATTCATTGTCGAGCGTTGGGTTAAACCATTTTGGGAATGATCCCGTTGCGGCAGGATTTGGACTGTTTAATGCGGGCGGAATCATTTTTATGATTGTCGGAATCACGCTGTCTAAAGGTTTGGCTGATAAATACGGGAAACGAAACATCTTCGGACTATTTTTGTTTATTTCAACAATCTTTATTCTGGCTTTTTATTTCTTTCCGCCAGAGAATATCGGGCTTATCTTTCTGTCCCAGATTCTGCATGGATTTTTCTACGGAATCACCATTCCGCTGCTGTGGGCGATGATAGCCGATGTTGCCGATTATTCGGAATGGCTCAATAACCGCCGTGCGACCGCCATTATATTTTCGGCGATGATGGTCGGGCTAAAAGCAGGACTGAGCATCGGAGGAGCCTTAACGACCTTATTCTTAGGCTATTTTCAGTATGTTCCCAATTCCCTGACTCAGTCCGACGTAACGATAAACGGCATCAAACTATTGGTGAGCGTTTTTCCTGCGGTTCCCTTTTTAATAGGATGCGGTCTGCTGTTTTTCTATAAGATAGACAAGAAAATGGAGGTTCAGATAGAGAGTGAGCTAAAAGAAAGAAGAAATTAA
- a CDS encoding glycoside hydrolase family 43 protein, which produces MPEDNIEQINFEQINKTAISKPLVSHMYTADPSAHVFNGKIYIYPSHDIDAGIPFNDNGDHFGMEDYHVFSMESITSEAVDNGVALHVADVAWAEKQMWAPDAAYKNGKYYLYFPAKRPDGIFQIGVAVGDSPEGPFTAEKEAIKGSYSIDPAVFEDEDGKHYIYFGGIWGGQLQKYRNNKYDSINEEPLDNEPALGPIIAQLTDNMLEFAQEPKEIQILDENGKALLAGDNDRRFFEAPWVHKYNDKYYFSYSTGDTHFICYAIGESPYGPFVYQGRILNPVVGWTTHHSICRVDNDWYLFYHDSSLSKGVTHLRSMKAAKIEYLADGSIVTIEPYDREKKDKQ; this is translated from the coding sequence ATGCCTGAAGATAATATTGAACAGATTAATTTTGAGCAGATTAATAAAACCGCCATTTCAAAGCCTTTAGTGTCGCACATGTACACCGCTGACCCTTCAGCCCATGTATTTAACGGCAAGATATACATTTATCCCTCGCATGATATTGATGCGGGAATTCCGTTCAATGACAACGGAGATCATTTTGGGATGGAAGACTACCATGTATTTTCTATGGAAAGCATAACATCTGAAGCAGTTGACAACGGCGTTGCCCTGCATGTAGCTGATGTAGCGTGGGCAGAAAAGCAGATGTGGGCTCCTGATGCAGCTTATAAAAACGGAAAGTACTATTTGTATTTTCCGGCCAAACGTCCCGACGGCATTTTTCAGATCGGGGTTGCAGTGGGTGATTCTCCCGAAGGGCCTTTTACTGCCGAAAAAGAAGCCATTAAGGGAAGCTACAGCATAGACCCAGCCGTTTTTGAGGATGAAGACGGGAAGCATTATATTTATTTTGGCGGTATCTGGGGCGGTCAGCTTCAGAAATATCGAAACAATAAATACGATTCCATAAACGAAGAACCTTTAGATAACGAACCGGCACTGGGACCAATTATTGCTCAGCTTACTGATAACATGCTGGAGTTTGCCCAAGAGCCGAAAGAAATCCAGATTCTGGACGAAAACGGAAAGGCACTGCTGGCAGGAGACAATGACCGCCGTTTTTTTGAAGCTCCATGGGTTCATAAATACAATGATAAATATTATTTCTCGTACTCCACAGGCGATACCCATTTTATCTGTTACGCAATCGGGGAGAGCCCTTATGGTCCGTTTGTGTATCAGGGACGAATTCTAAATCCCGTTGTGGGCTGGACGACGCATCATTCGATATGCAGAGTTGATAATGACTGGTATCTGTTTTACCATGATTCGAGCCTGTCCAAAGGAGTGACGCATCTGCGGAGCATGAAAGCTGCCAAAATAGAGTATTTAGCCGATGGTTCAATTGTTACAATAGAGCCTTATGATAGAGAGAAAAAGGACAAACAGTAA
- a CDS encoding LacI family DNA-binding transcriptional regulator, giving the protein MEENKHVTIYDIAERLNLATSTISRALKDHHTISDKTIKKVKKTAEEMGFVPNTLAAGLRGNNTKTIGVLIPTVTQPFLSSLISGIEITAQKSDYTVIIMQSHDSYLEEVNMAKSLYSNRVSGVICSLAMETKDTSHFQQFTNNKIPLVFVDRVPKDYNTFRVVIDNYSAGYKATKHLIEQGCVRIAHLTAGSELGNLYSERKRGYMEALRDHNLPIDEELIINLKSVTYKEGVKACNKLFDLDPIPDGLFAPGDIIAVSAVQTAKKRGLKVPDDIAVIGFNNDPISQIIDPNISTITHPAEKMGKTAAEIIITSLSSLKKDDAKEITFLNTEVLVRESSDRNHNLLV; this is encoded by the coding sequence ATGGAAGAAAATAAGCATGTAACAATTTATGATATTGCAGAGAGATTAAATTTGGCTACGTCCACTATTTCTCGAGCATTAAAAGATCATCATACTATAAGTGATAAAACCATCAAAAAGGTTAAAAAAACTGCCGAAGAAATGGGGTTTGTTCCCAATACTCTGGCGGCAGGCCTTCGTGGTAATAACACTAAGACAATAGGTGTGTTAATACCAACTGTTACACAGCCCTTTTTGTCTTCTTTAATTAGCGGTATCGAAATTACAGCTCAAAAATCAGATTATACGGTAATAATCATGCAGTCTCACGATTCATATCTCGAAGAAGTAAATATGGCTAAGTCTTTATATAGCAATAGAGTGAGCGGCGTAATTTGTTCACTGGCAATGGAGACCAAAGACACCTCACATTTCCAGCAGTTTACTAATAATAAAATTCCGCTCGTTTTTGTAGACAGGGTTCCTAAGGATTACAATACGTTTAGAGTGGTTATTGATAACTATTCGGCGGGATATAAAGCTACCAAACATCTTATAGAGCAAGGTTGTGTCCGTATTGCACATTTAACTGCTGGATCTGAATTAGGAAATCTGTACAGTGAAAGAAAACGCGGTTATATGGAAGCTTTAAGAGACCATAATCTTCCAATAGATGAAGAACTGATTATTAATTTGAAATCAGTTACATATAAAGAAGGTGTAAAGGCATGCAATAAGCTATTTGATTTAGACCCAATTCCTGATGGTCTTTTTGCCCCTGGAGATATAATTGCGGTAAGTGCAGTGCAGACGGCTAAAAAAAGAGGATTAAAAGTTCCGGATGATATTGCTGTTATTGGTTTTAACAATGACCCAATTTCGCAGATAATCGATCCTAATATATCTACGATTACGCACCCTGCTGAAAAAATGGGAAAAACTGCTGCAGAAATTATCATTACGAGCCTTAGTTCTCTTAAAAAGGATGATGCCAAAGAAATTACATTCCTCAATACTGAAGTTCTTGTTCGTGAATCATCTGATAGAAATCATAATTTATTAGTGTAA
- a CDS encoding endo-1,4-beta-xylanase: MKLINNSILLGFLFTLGICNSQNTKTAQASLKNNFKGDFYIGTAINASQIEEKDTKADALIRKEFNSITAENIMKSMFVHPEKDRYDFAMTDKFVAYGEKNKMFIHGHTLIWHSQLAPWMAKIKDSTEMKAFMKDHISTIVSKYKGRINSWDVVNEALNEDGTLRKSVFLNTLGENYLIDAFKLAAQADPNVDLYYNDYNICEPKKREGVIKLVENIKTHGGKIDGVGIQGHWRLDSPSLEEIEKSILAYSKLGLKVAFTELDVTVLPNPWDLQGADVNQNFEGSAEMNPYPKTLPDSIQTKLAERYASIFKLFLKHKDKICRVTFWGVHDGQSWLNDWPIKGRTNYPLLFDSNLKPKKAYNSVMRLKELQNKELVKKHALKN; encoded by the coding sequence ATGAAATTAATAAATAACAGTATACTGCTTGGTTTTCTTTTCACATTAGGCATCTGTAATTCACAAAATACAAAAACGGCTCAGGCTTCCTTAAAAAACAATTTCAAAGGCGATTTTTACATTGGAACTGCAATAAATGCAAGTCAGATTGAAGAAAAGGACACTAAGGCCGATGCTTTAATTCGAAAGGAGTTCAATAGTATCACTGCCGAAAATATCATGAAATCAATGTTTGTTCATCCTGAAAAAGACAGGTATGATTTTGCGATGACCGATAAGTTTGTTGCTTATGGTGAAAAAAATAAAATGTTTATTCACGGACACACTTTGATCTGGCACAGCCAGCTGGCACCTTGGATGGCTAAAATTAAGGACAGCACCGAAATGAAAGCATTTATGAAAGATCATATTTCTACTATTGTTTCTAAGTATAAAGGTCGAATTAATTCATGGGATGTTGTCAATGAAGCATTGAATGAAGATGGAACTTTGAGAAAATCTGTTTTTTTAAATACACTTGGTGAAAACTATTTAATTGATGCTTTTAAACTTGCAGCACAAGCTGATCCTAATGTTGATTTATACTATAATGATTACAATATTTGTGAGCCAAAAAAGAGAGAGGGCGTAATTAAATTGGTAGAAAATATAAAAACACATGGCGGGAAGATTGATGGAGTGGGCATCCAAGGGCATTGGAGATTAGATAGTCCGTCATTAGAAGAAATCGAAAAAAGTATTTTGGCTTATTCGAAATTGGGTCTTAAAGTTGCCTTCACAGAATTGGATGTTACGGTATTGCCAAACCCTTGGGACTTACAAGGAGCAGATGTAAATCAGAATTTTGAGGGTAGTGCTGAAATGAATCCTTATCCTAAAACCCTTCCTGATTCCATCCAAACTAAATTAGCAGAACGTTATGCTTCAATTTTTAAATTATTTTTAAAACATAAAGATAAAATTTGCCGTGTAACTTTTTGGGGCGTTCATGATGGACAATCATGGTTAAACGATTGGCCAATAAAAGGAAGAACAAATTATCCATTATTGTTTGATTCTAATTTAAAACCTAAAAAAGCGTACAATAGTGTTATGCGGCTAAAAGAACTTCAAAACAAAGAGCTAGTTAAAAAACACGCCCTTAAAAATTAG
- a CDS encoding alpha-glucuronidase family glycosyl hydrolase, producing the protein MKHSKIVFVRLIVLVLGISWSASAQKDYKLWLQYDAVSNLDLKLKYLSNIQGIIDLGNSETMAIAAQELQLALTDMLAKKITVATKLEGNNNIIIGSKASLSSEIQKAIDSDFNQINEEGYIIKSISINNKNHIIISGKKDAGVLYGVYSFLRLIQTNKSIEKLNIVDSPKMNIRILNHWDNLDRTVERGYAGFSLWNWQKLPDFIDQRYIDYARANASIGINGTVLTNVNANALILTSQYLEKVEALANVFRPYGIKVYLTARFSAPIEIGGLKTADPKDVEVINWWKSKAKEIYARISDFGGFLVKANSEGQPGPQNYGRDHVDGANMLADAVAPFGGVIMWRAFVYSEHDVNDRAKQAYAEFQPYDGKFRENVIVQVKNGAIDFQPREPFHPLFGAMPKTPLMMEFQITQEYLGFSTHLVFLPKLFQEVLESDTYQKGKGATVAKTIDGSLYKNKITGIAGVANIGNDLNWTGHPFAQANWYGFGRLAWNPYLDAETIADEWLRCTFSNDEKFIRPVKEMMIQSREAVVNYMTPLGLHHIMDTGHHYGPGPWVSNLSRPEWNPVYYHKADKNGIGFDRSKTGTNAVSQYAPEAADIFDNIKTCPEQYLLWFHHVSWDYKLKDGHNLWDGIALKYQQGVNQVQQMQETWNATEKHVDSDRFKEVQMLLNIQYKEAKWWRDACLLYFQQYSGKELPKGVENPTQSLEYFQSLKFPFAPGN; encoded by the coding sequence ATGAAACATAGTAAAATAGTCTTTGTGAGATTGATTGTCCTCGTGCTGGGAATATCATGGTCTGCATCTGCTCAAAAGGATTATAAATTATGGCTTCAATATGATGCAGTAAGTAATTTGGATTTAAAATTGAAATATTTGTCTAATATTCAAGGAATCATTGATTTAGGAAATTCTGAAACAATGGCGATTGCTGCACAAGAACTGCAGTTAGCTTTGACAGATATGCTTGCAAAAAAAATCACTGTTGCAACAAAATTAGAAGGAAATAATAATATCATAATTGGTTCTAAAGCCTCTTTAAGTTCTGAAATTCAAAAAGCAATCGATTCTGATTTTAATCAAATAAATGAGGAAGGCTATATTATTAAATCTATTAGCATTAATAATAAGAATCATATTATTATAAGCGGTAAAAAAGATGCCGGCGTTTTGTATGGTGTTTATAGTTTTTTAAGATTGATTCAAACAAATAAAAGCATTGAAAAACTGAATATCGTTGATTCTCCAAAAATGAATATCCGTATATTAAATCATTGGGATAATTTGGACCGCACCGTAGAACGCGGGTATGCAGGATTCTCTTTATGGAATTGGCAAAAATTACCGGATTTTATAGATCAGCGCTATATCGATTATGCTCGGGCAAATGCTTCGATAGGAATTAATGGTACCGTTTTGACAAATGTAAATGCGAATGCCTTGATTTTGACTTCTCAATATTTAGAAAAAGTTGAGGCTCTTGCCAATGTTTTCAGACCTTATGGAATAAAAGTATATTTAACAGCCCGATTTTCTGCTCCGATAGAAATTGGAGGCTTAAAAACTGCCGACCCAAAAGATGTTGAAGTAATCAATTGGTGGAAATCCAAAGCCAAAGAAATATATGCAAGAATCTCAGATTTTGGAGGTTTTCTTGTGAAAGCAAATTCGGAAGGCCAGCCAGGACCGCAAAATTATGGAAGGGATCACGTTGATGGAGCCAATATGCTTGCTGATGCAGTTGCCCCTTTTGGAGGCGTTATTATGTGGAGGGCATTTGTGTATTCTGAGCATGATGTCAATGACCGCGCTAAGCAGGCTTATGCTGAATTTCAGCCTTACGATGGAAAATTTAGAGAAAATGTTATTGTTCAGGTAAAAAATGGAGCAATTGATTTTCAGCCAAGAGAACCTTTTCATCCATTATTTGGCGCTATGCCAAAAACACCTTTAATGATGGAGTTTCAAATAACACAGGAATATTTAGGATTTAGTACGCATTTGGTATTTCTGCCTAAATTATTTCAGGAAGTTTTAGAATCTGATACCTATCAAAAAGGAAAAGGAGCTACAGTTGCAAAAACAATTGATGGTTCTTTGTATAAAAATAAAATTACAGGAATTGCTGGCGTTGCCAATATAGGAAATGATCTGAATTGGACAGGACATCCTTTTGCACAGGCTAATTGGTACGGATTTGGGAGATTGGCTTGGAATCCCTATTTGGATGCCGAAACCATTGCCGATGAATGGTTAAGATGCACTTTTTCTAATGATGAAAAGTTTATTCGTCCAGTAAAAGAAATGATGATTCAATCTCGTGAAGCAGTAGTTAATTATATGACACCTTTGGGACTGCATCATATTATGGATACTGGTCATCATTATGGACCAGGACCGTGGGTAAGCAATTTATCAAGACCGGAATGGAACCCTGTTTATTATCACAAAGCGGATAAAAACGGTATTGGTTTCGATAGATCCAAAACAGGTACAAATGCTGTTTCGCAATATGCGCCAGAAGCTGCAGATATTTTTGACAATATAAAGACTTGTCCTGAACAATATTTGCTTTGGTTTCACCATGTTTCCTGGGATTATAAACTGAAAGACGGTCATAATCTTTGGGATGGAATAGCTTTAAAATACCAGCAAGGAGTAAATCAGGTGCAACAAATGCAGGAAACTTGGAATGCAACCGAAAAACATGTTGACAGCGATCGTTTTAAAGAAGTTCAGATGTTGTTGAATATCCAATATAAAGAAGCAAAATGGTGGCGGGATGCCTGTCTGCTATATTTTCAGCAATATTCTGGCAAAGAGCTTCCGAAAGGAGTTGAAAATCCAACACAATCTTTAGAATATTTTCAATCTTTAAAATTTCCTTTTGCGCCTGGAAATTAA